The Bradyrhizobium sp. WBAH42 genome includes a window with the following:
- a CDS encoding FAD-binding oxidoreductase, whose amino-acid sequence MSQSVHVRAFRDLVGDRGVVDDPEGIATYTTDQRQLFTGSTFAVLKPATTQQVADVVRLAAHHGIGIVPQGGNTSYCGGATPDASGRQIIVSLERMDRIREIDPVSMSISVDGGAILKNVQDAAAAAGLLLPLSLGAEGSCRIGGNIGTNAGGLSVVRYGMTRDLLLGIEAVLADGTVVSDMRKLRKNNTGYDVKQCFVGSEGTLGIVTGAVLRLAPLPTHRATAWLKLANGAPLAELLALVRRESADLLTTFEFMAARSIALATEAMTDPPSLPTSPAGAVLVEIASSSRHIDLDELMEAVLVEAIESGWIDDALLAQSGSQRTAMWRLRETIPEGEKRRNGSVKHDISVPLSCIQRFLDLAGSQVRSYDADLELSVYGHVGDGNLHYNVLVPRDVDRLEFTKRIEGSLSLQLYDTAAALGGTFSAEHGVGRFKKHLLERYGDVGRIAAMRRIKTAFDPADIMNAGAVVRPLGEKSDR is encoded by the coding sequence ATGTCCCAGTCAGTACACGTTCGGGCCTTTCGCGACCTTGTAGGCGACCGAGGCGTCGTTGACGACCCAGAGGGGATCGCTACCTACACAACGGATCAACGCCAGCTCTTCACGGGGTCGACGTTTGCCGTGCTGAAGCCGGCCACGACACAGCAAGTCGCTGACGTGGTACGGCTGGCGGCGCACCACGGGATCGGAATCGTTCCGCAAGGCGGCAACACCAGCTATTGCGGCGGCGCTACGCCGGACGCATCCGGACGCCAGATTATCGTGAGCCTCGAGCGGATGGACAGGATCCGCGAAATCGATCCCGTGTCCATGAGCATCTCTGTCGATGGCGGCGCCATCCTGAAGAACGTACAGGACGCCGCGGCGGCTGCCGGCCTTCTGTTGCCGCTCAGCCTCGGCGCGGAAGGCAGTTGCCGGATCGGGGGCAACATCGGCACGAACGCCGGCGGGCTGTCAGTCGTCAGGTACGGGATGACGCGCGATCTGCTGCTCGGGATCGAGGCGGTCCTGGCGGACGGCACGGTCGTCTCCGACATGCGCAAGCTGCGGAAGAACAACACCGGCTACGACGTCAAGCAGTGCTTCGTCGGAAGCGAGGGGACTCTCGGCATCGTCACCGGCGCAGTGTTGCGTCTCGCGCCCTTGCCGACCCACCGCGCGACTGCCTGGCTGAAGCTCGCGAACGGGGCACCGCTCGCCGAGCTTCTCGCATTGGTCCGCCGCGAATCCGCAGACCTGCTGACCACGTTCGAATTCATGGCGGCCAGATCCATCGCGCTCGCGACCGAAGCAATGACCGACCCGCCCTCCCTTCCAACAAGCCCAGCAGGCGCCGTCCTCGTCGAGATCGCCTCTTCCTCAAGGCATATCGATCTGGACGAACTAATGGAAGCCGTTCTGGTCGAGGCGATCGAGTCCGGCTGGATCGATGACGCATTGCTGGCGCAGAGCGGATCACAGCGGACCGCGATGTGGCGGCTCCGCGAGACCATCCCCGAGGGCGAGAAGCGCCGGAACGGATCGGTCAAGCACGACATCTCGGTGCCGCTTTCCTGCATTCAGCGCTTTCTGGACCTTGCCGGCTCGCAGGTGCGATCGTATGACGCCGACCTTGAACTGTCCGTCTACGGTCATGTGGGCGACGGCAATCTGCATTACAACGTGCTCGTTCCTCGCGATGTCGACCGGCTGGAATTCACCAAGCGGATCGAAGGCAGCCTCTCGCTGCAACTCTACGACACGGCCGCGGCGCTCGGCGGCACGTTCAGCGCGGAGCACGGCGTCGGTCGTTTCAAGAAGCACCTTCTGGAGCGGTACGGCGATGTCGGGCGTATCGCGGCGATGCGCCGGATCAAGACTGCCTTTGATCCGGCGGACATCATGAACGCCGGCGCGGTCGTTCGTCCGTTGGGAGAGAAGTCTGACCGTTGA
- the lpdA gene encoding dihydrolipoyl dehydrogenase, with amino-acid sequence MTEITCKLLVIGAGPGGYTCAIRAGQLGIDTIIVEAEKPGGTCLNVGCIPSKALIHAAGEYETIARAADGKNAFGISAAPPSLNFARTIAWKDDIVRRLNGGVAGLLKRAGARYVAGRASFRDGKTVEVETPSGRQVIRAETVVIATGSEPVALPFLPFGGRVISSTEALALTEIPKKLVVVGGGYIGLELGTALAKMGAAVTVVEAAPRILPQYDVDLSEPIARRLTALGVTVLTGAKVQALGTESAALAIETASGEQTSLEADKILVTVGRRPATSGFGLEILDLDMDGPFIRIDDRCRTSMHGVSAIGDVTGEPMLAHRAMAQGEMVAEIVAGRRRAWDRISIPAICFTDPEIVTVGLSPNEVSSRGFEVKTDLFPFKANGRALTLDREDGFIRTVARADNHLLLGIQGVGAGIAELSAAFGLALEMGARLEDVAMTIHAHPTQGEAFHEAALKSLGHAIHI; translated from the coding sequence ATGACCGAAATCACCTGCAAGCTCCTTGTCATCGGCGCGGGCCCCGGCGGCTACACCTGCGCGATCCGTGCCGGCCAGCTCGGCATCGATACGATCATCGTCGAGGCCGAAAAGCCGGGTGGAACCTGTCTCAATGTCGGCTGCATTCCTTCCAAGGCCTTGATCCATGCGGCCGGTGAGTATGAAACCATCGCGCGGGCCGCCGATGGCAAGAATGCCTTCGGCATTTCCGCTGCGCCGCCATCACTCAACTTCGCGAGGACCATCGCCTGGAAGGATGATATCGTCAGGCGCCTGAACGGCGGCGTGGCTGGTCTACTGAAAAGAGCCGGCGCCAGATACGTGGCTGGTCGCGCCTCCTTTCGCGACGGCAAGACCGTCGAGGTCGAAACGCCATCCGGCCGGCAGGTGATCCGTGCCGAAACGGTGGTGATCGCGACGGGCTCCGAGCCGGTTGCGCTGCCGTTCCTTCCCTTCGGAGGCCGCGTGATCTCCTCGACCGAGGCTTTGGCACTCACCGAAATCCCGAAGAAGCTTGTCGTGGTCGGCGGCGGTTACATTGGCCTCGAGCTCGGCACTGCGCTCGCGAAAATGGGCGCAGCCGTCACGGTCGTCGAGGCTGCGCCGCGCATTCTCCCGCAATATGATGTCGACCTGAGTGAGCCCATCGCAAGGCGCCTGACCGCGCTCGGAGTCACGGTTCTGACGGGCGCAAAGGTGCAAGCACTCGGCACGGAAAGCGCGGCGCTGGCGATCGAGACCGCCAGCGGGGAGCAGACGTCACTCGAAGCCGACAAGATCCTTGTTACGGTCGGCCGCAGACCCGCGACAAGCGGCTTCGGGCTCGAGATTCTCGATCTCGACATGGATGGACCTTTTATCAGAATCGACGACCGATGCCGTACCTCGATGCACGGCGTCTCCGCGATCGGAGACGTCACGGGAGAGCCGATGCTGGCGCATCGCGCCATGGCGCAAGGCGAAATGGTGGCTGAGATCGTTGCCGGTCGCCGTCGCGCCTGGGACCGCATTTCGATCCCGGCGATCTGCTTCACTGACCCCGAGATTGTCACGGTCGGCCTGTCACCCAACGAGGTGAGCAGCAGGGGTTTCGAGGTCAAGACGGACCTCTTCCCGTTCAAGGCCAACGGCCGCGCACTGACGCTGGATCGGGAAGACGGCTTCATCCGAACCGTCGCGCGAGCCGACAATCATCTCCTGTTGGGAATCCAGGGCGTTGGCGCCGGCATCGCCGAGCTCTCGGCAGCCTTCGGTCTTGCGCTGGAGATGGGCGCGCGCCTCGAGGATGTCGCCATGACCATCCATGCGCATCCGACCCAAGGCGAAGCCTTTCACGAGGCCGCGCTGAAGTCGCTGGGACATGCGATTCATATTTAG
- a CDS encoding dihydrolipoamide acetyltransferase family protein has product MAERVIKLPDVGEGIAEAELVEWHVKVGDVVREDAVLGAVMTDKATVEIPSPAEGRVIWLAGSVGDVLAIGSDFVRLEVDGKSAPATEAVKLASSAASASAKKSDHAASAPRVPASDPPNARRTEPSAALLRHASDRPLAAPAVRLRAREAGVDLRQIRGTGPAGRVTHDDLDAHFARGGIGTTATPYPAQTAVTDIKIVGLRRKIAEKMSIASSRIPHITYIEEVDVTALEDLRAKLNSQKQPGRPKLTLLPFLMRAMVRAITGLPHLNAHFDDEVGIVHQHAGVHIGIATQTPTGLVVPVVRHAEARDLWNCAAEVARIAEAARNGSATRDELTGSTITITSLGALGGLATTPIINHPEVAIVGVNRIAIRPHWDGAVFVPRQMMNLSSSFDHRVIDGFDAAQFVQRIKTQLETPAMIFIDA; this is encoded by the coding sequence ATGGCCGAGCGCGTGATCAAGCTGCCCGACGTCGGCGAAGGCATTGCGGAAGCCGAGCTCGTGGAATGGCACGTGAAGGTCGGCGACGTCGTGCGCGAGGACGCCGTGCTCGGCGCAGTCATGACCGACAAGGCGACGGTGGAAATTCCCTCGCCCGCCGAGGGACGGGTCATCTGGCTCGCCGGCAGTGTGGGCGACGTTCTCGCCATCGGCTCGGACTTCGTTCGGCTGGAGGTCGACGGCAAGAGCGCGCCCGCGACGGAAGCGGTGAAGCTCGCATCGTCCGCGGCAAGCGCTTCGGCCAAAAAGTCTGATCATGCCGCAAGCGCCCCGCGCGTGCCGGCGAGCGATCCGCCCAATGCGCGGAGGACGGAGCCATCAGCGGCGCTACTCCGCCACGCAAGCGATCGGCCTTTGGCCGCCCCGGCGGTTCGGCTCCGCGCGCGGGAAGCAGGCGTCGACTTGCGTCAGATTCGCGGAACGGGCCCGGCCGGGCGGGTCACCCACGATGATCTTGACGCCCATTTCGCGCGCGGCGGTATCGGAACGACAGCGACGCCGTATCCCGCGCAAACCGCGGTGACCGACATCAAGATCGTCGGCTTACGCCGCAAGATCGCCGAGAAGATGTCGATTGCGAGCTCGCGCATTCCGCACATCACCTATATCGAAGAGGTCGATGTCACCGCGCTCGAGGATTTGCGCGCGAAGCTCAACAGCCAGAAGCAGCCGGGCAGGCCCAAACTGACATTGTTGCCGTTCCTGATGCGCGCCATGGTGCGCGCGATCACCGGGCTGCCCCATCTCAATGCCCATTTCGACGACGAGGTCGGGATCGTTCACCAGCACGCGGGCGTTCATATCGGGATTGCCACGCAAACGCCGACCGGCTTGGTGGTCCCCGTCGTCCGGCATGCGGAAGCGCGCGACCTCTGGAATTGCGCCGCCGAGGTCGCGCGGATCGCGGAAGCGGCGCGGAACGGCAGCGCCACCCGCGACGAACTCACCGGCTCGACCATCACGATCACGTCGCTCGGCGCACTGGGCGGGCTCGCGACGACGCCCATCATCAATCATCCGGAGGTCGCAATCGTCGGTGTCAACCGCATCGCCATCCGTCCGCATTGGGATGGCGCCGTCTTCGTTCCGCGTCAGATGATGAATCTGTCGTCCAGCTTTGATCACCGGGTGATCGATGGGTTCGATGCAGCCCAGTTCGTGCAGCGGATCAAGACACAGCTGGAGACACCGGCCATGATCTTCATTGACGCATAA
- a CDS encoding alpha-ketoacid dehydrogenase subunit beta → MTRRTMIEAIRDAMDVMMSRDNDVVVFGEDVGYFGGVFRASQGLQAKYGTSRCFDTPISELGIVGIAVGMAAYGLKPCVEIQFADYMYPAYDQIVSEAARLRYRSNGQFTCPLVVRMPTGGGIFGGQTHSQSPEALFTHVCGIKTVVPSNPRDAKGLLISAIEDPDPVIFLEPKRLYNGPFDGHHDRPVTPWSKHDLGEVDDGHFAIPLGSAAIRRHGEAVTILAYGTMVHVAETAATEAGVDAEIIDLRSLLPLDLDTIEASVKKTGRCVIVHEATLTSGFGAELCALVQTRCFYHLEAPIARVAGWDTPYPHAQEWDYFPGPARVSRALIETLEA, encoded by the coding sequence ATGACACGGCGGACCATGATCGAGGCGATTCGCGACGCGATGGACGTGATGATGTCGCGCGACAACGATGTCGTCGTGTTCGGCGAGGATGTCGGCTATTTCGGCGGTGTGTTTCGCGCCAGCCAGGGTCTACAGGCGAAATACGGAACGAGCCGTTGCTTCGATACCCCGATCAGCGAACTCGGCATCGTCGGCATCGCGGTCGGCATGGCAGCTTATGGCCTGAAACCCTGCGTCGAAATCCAGTTCGCCGATTACATGTATCCGGCTTACGACCAGATCGTCTCCGAGGCCGCGCGGCTACGCTATCGGTCGAATGGCCAGTTCACCTGCCCGCTCGTCGTGCGCATGCCGACCGGCGGCGGCATCTTTGGCGGGCAGACGCACAGCCAGAGCCCGGAAGCTCTGTTCACCCATGTCTGCGGCATCAAGACCGTCGTGCCATCGAACCCGCGCGACGCCAAGGGTCTGCTGATCTCCGCCATCGAGGACCCCGATCCCGTGATCTTTCTCGAACCGAAGCGGCTCTATAACGGTCCATTCGACGGTCATCATGACCGGCCGGTGACGCCGTGGTCGAAGCATGATCTCGGCGAAGTCGACGACGGACATTTTGCAATTCCGCTCGGTAGCGCCGCGATCCGCCGGCACGGCGAGGCCGTCACCATCCTCGCCTACGGCACGATGGTTCATGTCGCCGAGACCGCCGCGACCGAAGCCGGTGTTGATGCCGAGATTATCGATCTTCGCTCGCTGCTGCCGCTCGATCTCGACACCATCGAAGCCTCGGTCAAGAAGACCGGACGCTGCGTGATCGTGCATGAGGCAACGCTGACCTCCGGATTCGGTGCTGAGCTGTGCGCACTGGTCCAGACGCGATGCTTCTATCATCTGGAAGCTCCCATCGCGCGGGTCGCCGGCTGGGACACGCCCTACCCACACGCACAGGAATGGGACTACTTTCCGGGCCCGGCGCGAGTCAGTCGTGCGCTGATCGAAACGCTGGAGGCTTGA